The following are encoded together in the Acaryochloris thomasi RCC1774 genome:
- a CDS encoding DICT sensory domain-containing protein produces MQPESTLNQLKASLPSGQLPSSYGVYFKNTLVALCHALEDHILDHCSDDPAQQPLVLVTFQQGKWYLQEADRYLDIARCSSEVAIAAMPDSGFAKHPTGQLENVSLVHLDPDDSFVNEWNLVIVAPGYTSMVLCHELSEVDYQAQNKPEADVERKFYGLWTFDRAQVEQAAKIQIERMRPYDAPLADRLLERCQQISASSNVAPVDLSGVVSRIVSYLQSSQEQIVTVSRQTREFWELEGQALRLNRNLSANKLQAFLRMAQRVDERDPANPVASLQVSAIAETLGQMLDLPTIKLRRLRLAGLLFRVGLSEAPAAVFTELASDLEDSTRTLWRGRAVLGAQLLGAMRELEPSAKIVRHQQEYWDGSGRPDGLQGEEIPIEARILGLAVRFQELTQARGSRDALDLSDALEKCQAHSGTRYEPNLVETLGNVVRLTEMGLMQLPSQPSQVPKVWLEETV; encoded by the coding sequence ATGCAGCCAGAGTCTACTCTCAATCAGCTCAAGGCGTCACTCCCGTCCGGTCAACTGCCGTCGAGCTACGGTGTGTACTTCAAAAACACGTTGGTAGCACTCTGCCATGCACTAGAAGACCATATTCTGGATCACTGTAGTGATGACCCAGCTCAGCAGCCTTTAGTTCTAGTAACCTTTCAGCAGGGGAAATGGTATCTGCAAGAAGCCGATCGCTATTTGGACATTGCCCGCTGCTCCAGTGAAGTTGCGATCGCGGCCATGCCCGACAGCGGCTTTGCCAAACACCCCACTGGACAGCTTGAGAATGTCTCCCTCGTTCACCTTGACCCAGACGATAGCTTCGTAAACGAGTGGAACTTAGTGATTGTCGCGCCGGGGTATACCTCAATGGTGCTCTGTCACGAGCTATCAGAGGTCGATTATCAAGCTCAAAACAAACCTGAAGCTGATGTTGAACGAAAGTTTTATGGGCTGTGGACCTTTGACAGAGCACAGGTTGAGCAGGCGGCAAAAATTCAAATCGAACGAATGCGTCCCTACGATGCACCGCTGGCCGATCGGCTACTAGAGCGATGTCAGCAGATCAGCGCCTCTAGCAACGTTGCGCCTGTGGACTTGAGCGGCGTCGTCTCACGCATCGTTTCCTATCTGCAAAGTAGTCAAGAGCAAATCGTCACCGTTAGCCGTCAAACTCGAGAGTTTTGGGAGTTAGAAGGGCAGGCGCTGCGCTTAAATCGCAACCTCTCTGCAAACAAATTACAAGCATTCTTACGAATGGCCCAGCGGGTTGATGAACGTGACCCCGCTAATCCGGTCGCCTCACTTCAGGTCTCCGCAATTGCGGAGACCTTAGGCCAGATGCTGGACTTACCCACGATTAAACTCAGACGTTTACGGTTAGCGGGTTTGTTATTTCGTGTCGGACTATCAGAAGCCCCCGCCGCAGTATTTACTGAGCTAGCCAGCGACCTAGAAGACTCTACCCGGACACTCTGGCGAGGTCGGGCTGTCTTAGGTGCTCAACTGCTGGGCGCAATGCGAGAACTAGAGCCATCTGCCAAAATTGTGCGACATCAACAGGAATATTGGGACGGCAGCGGTCGTCCCGATGGCCTGCAGGGAGAAGAGATCCCCATTGAGGCTCGAATTCTGGGTCTTGCAGTTCGTTTTCAAGAGTTGACGCAAGCAAGAGGTTCGAGGGATGCCTTGGATCTCAGTGATGCATTAGAAAAATGCCAAGCCCATAGTGGAACTCGCTATGAACCAAACTTAGTCGAGACGCTAGGGAACGTCGTGCGACTGACCGAAATGGGATTGATGCAGCTCCCAAGTCAACCCAGTCAGGTACCGAAGGTATGGCTAGAAGAGACCGTCTAG
- a CDS encoding SDR family NAD(P)-dependent oxidoreductase, producing the protein MVHQPDSDLSNYRPTDQFKDKVALITGEDSGIGRAVAIASALEGANIAIIYHENEQDADVTCSEVEKHRLGHKNG; encoded by the coding sequence ATGGTTCATCAGCCAGATAGTGATCTGTCTAATTACCGGCCCACAGATCAGTTTAAGGATAAGGTGGCGTTGATTACTGGAGAGGATTCTGGGATTGGGAGAGCAGTTGCGATCGCATCTGCCCTAGAGGGAGCCAATATTGCAATCATCTACCACGAGAACGAACAGGACGCAGACGTGACCTGCAGCGAAGTCGAGAAGCATCGATTAGGACATAAAAATGGTTAA
- a CDS encoding pentapeptide repeat-containing protein yields MTDNMRTIDTQELLFLYSQGERDFSGLDLDDHDLSEVNLTEAMLQKAYLSWANLSHSVLHQVDLTGSTIMGAMLWRTKLTRAKLSYVNLNRSMMVRADLRKADLSYASLIKADLRLADLRYANFKGANLSRADFRYADLRNAQLEKVHFTQADFTGAMLPSRHDPETIITPFSPLPQRQSVHNQQQWKRHERLGMRVLR; encoded by the coding sequence ATGACCGATAACATGAGAACGATTGATACCCAGGAACTGTTGTTTCTCTACAGCCAAGGAGAACGCGACTTCAGTGGTTTAGATCTCGACGATCACGATTTGAGCGAAGTTAACCTGACGGAGGCCATGCTGCAAAAAGCCTATCTATCTTGGGCTAATCTTAGCCATTCTGTCCTGCACCAAGTTGATTTAACGGGTTCGACCATTATGGGGGCAATGCTATGGCGAACAAAGTTGACACGAGCCAAGCTCAGCTATGTCAATTTGAATCGTTCAATGATGGTTCGGGCCGATCTGAGGAAGGCCGATCTAAGCTATGCCTCACTGATTAAGGCCGACCTGCGATTAGCGGACCTCCGATATGCAAATTTTAAGGGTGCGAACTTGAGTAGAGCGGATTTTCGATACGCAGACTTGAGGAATGCCCAATTAGAGAAAGTACACTTCACCCAAGCAGATTTCACTGGCGCAATGCTGCCGAGTCGTCATGATCCAGAAACAATCATCACTCCGTTCAGCCCCCTTCCACAAAGGCAGTCTGTGCACAATCAACAGCAATGGAAAAGGCATGAACGCCTTGGAATGAGAGTATTGCGATGA
- a CDS encoding alpha-glucosidase, giving the protein MGQTIEQPLKWWQKGVIYQIYPLTFADGNGDGIGDLAGITRRLDYLNDGNPGGSSLGVSAIWLSPINQSPLEDGGYDISDYYAIDPVFGTMADFEQLLSEAHKREIRVILDLVINHTSNQHAWFTESRGSQDNSKADWYIWRDPAEDGGVPNNWRSYFGDCGWTFEPQRNQYYFHVFAEAQPDLNWANPDVRSEIHQLIRFWLDKGVDGFRLDASSVYSKDQLFRDNPIKFGASDEDTYDSYHHLYDRDLPENHQIIREIRSVIDEYDDRVLIGETFIDSSLYQSVSFYGTDNDELHLPFSFEFPFSAWYPGHLQQQIQKQELDTPEGAWPIYFLDNHDIPRHLSRWIECSQCTDPKTVATGAATLLLTVRGTPVLYYGQELGMVNHESIPPEKQHDSVEDQEQDSSPRDGARTPMQWNCSAQAGFSFGKEIEPWLPVHENYTDTNVEVELADQDSILNFYRQLIQLRKQSKALREGSWRALIDYPHEQLTYLREVEDERVLVIINFGDQQPLRLDPSITDSDWNVLLSTRFAQGQTICLPEKLDPFEISILQRSA; this is encoded by the coding sequence ATGGGTCAGACGATAGAACAGCCCCTAAAATGGTGGCAAAAAGGTGTCATTTATCAAATCTATCCGCTCACCTTTGCAGATGGTAACGGAGACGGCATTGGCGATCTAGCAGGCATCACCCGCCGATTAGACTATCTCAATGATGGAAATCCCGGGGGTTCTTCACTGGGCGTCAGCGCTATCTGGCTATCACCGATCAACCAATCCCCATTGGAAGACGGGGGTTACGATATCAGTGATTACTACGCCATCGATCCGGTGTTTGGGACAATGGCTGACTTTGAGCAACTCCTGAGCGAAGCCCACAAGCGGGAGATCAGAGTCATCCTTGACTTGGTCATTAACCATACTTCTAATCAACATGCTTGGTTTACTGAATCAAGAGGAAGTCAAGATAACTCAAAAGCTGATTGGTATATCTGGCGAGATCCGGCAGAGGATGGCGGCGTTCCAAACAACTGGCGGTCATACTTTGGTGACTGTGGATGGACCTTTGAACCCCAGCGCAACCAGTATTACTTTCACGTTTTTGCAGAAGCCCAACCCGATCTCAATTGGGCAAATCCTGACGTGAGATCTGAAATTCATCAGCTCATTCGATTTTGGCTAGATAAGGGGGTCGATGGGTTCCGGCTCGATGCCTCTAGCGTCTACAGCAAAGATCAGCTATTCCGAGATAACCCGATTAAATTCGGGGCATCTGATGAAGACACCTATGATAGCTACCACCATTTGTACGATCGCGATCTGCCAGAGAATCATCAGATCATTCGCGAGATTCGATCTGTGATTGATGAGTATGACGATCGGGTTTTGATTGGTGAAACGTTTATTGACAGCTCTCTCTATCAATCCGTCTCTTTCTACGGCACCGATAACGACGAGCTGCACCTACCGTTTTCCTTTGAGTTCCCCTTTAGTGCTTGGTACCCTGGCCATCTTCAGCAGCAGATTCAGAAACAGGAGCTAGATACCCCAGAGGGCGCTTGGCCCATATATTTTCTGGATAATCACGATATTCCTCGTCATCTCTCTCGCTGGATTGAGTGCAGCCAATGTACGGATCCAAAGACGGTGGCGACAGGAGCGGCGACGCTACTGCTCACAGTTCGAGGAACACCTGTGCTCTACTACGGTCAAGAGCTGGGCATGGTTAATCATGAATCGATTCCGCCTGAAAAGCAGCACGACTCAGTGGAGGACCAAGAGCAAGACTCTTCCCCTCGGGATGGAGCGCGCACCCCAATGCAGTGGAATTGCTCAGCCCAGGCTGGCTTCAGCTTTGGTAAAGAGATAGAGCCGTGGTTGCCGGTGCATGAGAACTACACCGACACTAATGTAGAAGTTGAACTGGCCGATCAGGATTCTATCCTCAACTTTTATCGGCAGCTGATTCAACTGCGCAAACAGAGTAAGGCGCTGCGTGAGGGAAGCTGGCGCGCTTTGATTGATTATCCCCATGAGCAGCTCACCTACCTTCGAGAGGTGGAGGACGAACGGGTGCTGGTCATCATTAATTTTGGAGATCAGCAGCCGCTAAGACTCGATCCATCTATCACAGACTCTGACTGGAATGTCCTACTGTCCACTCGGTTCGCTCAAGGTCAAACCATTTGCTTACCTGAAAAACTAGACCCCTTTGAAATCTCTATTTTGCAACGGAGCGCCTAG
- a CDS encoding ABC1 kinase family protein — MIAIEFPGLASGKPKSTISYDSYRWSRNNYTQLGRLIEIGQVGLVFLLYLWIDQQSWSYRSDPSSLEVKAPRYRKRAIWIRENLLHLGPTFIKIGQFFSTRADLFPPEYIEELSKLQDQVPAFDYNQAATIIEEELGHPVEKIYTSFNPIPIASASLGQVHYAQIESGAEVAVKVQRPGLQRLFTIDLGILRSFAKFVQYRTPWGQQGSDWIGIYEECYTSLFGELDYLNEGRNANLFRRNFQGISNVVVPRVHWRYTTPRVMTMEYVPGIKVNNFDALAAAGVDRVAVADIGAKSYLRQVLHHGFFHADPHPGNLAIDAEGRMIFYDFGMMGRIPPMTKDKLMLNFRGILNKDASLVVESMVALGALAPDSDLGPVRRSVQFMLDSYFDQALEKKEEVSVASINDDLYQLTYNQPFRFPAEFTFVLRSLSALEALGKSLNPEFNFMDVAQPFAEEIMAEDGPGTSNIFLEQITQQAAEFTNNSLNLPQHLETTLNRLEQGDLKMRVNSVEANRELRQLSTLSMGVIYAFLFGTFTLTATQFFLAGWLRVGGATLGGAVLAALSLIRLLFFKLDRSAP, encoded by the coding sequence GTGATCGCAATTGAATTCCCAGGGTTGGCCTCAGGAAAGCCTAAGTCGACAATATCCTATGATTCCTACCGCTGGTCACGGAACAACTACACCCAGTTGGGACGCTTGATTGAGATTGGACAGGTCGGTTTAGTGTTTTTGCTCTATCTCTGGATTGATCAACAGTCCTGGAGCTATCGTTCCGACCCTTCTAGCTTAGAGGTAAAGGCCCCACGGTATCGAAAACGTGCGATCTGGATTCGAGAGAATCTGCTGCACCTCGGTCCCACCTTCATTAAGATCGGCCAGTTCTTCTCAACACGGGCTGATCTCTTTCCACCGGAGTATATTGAGGAACTCTCAAAGCTGCAAGATCAGGTGCCTGCCTTTGACTACAACCAAGCAGCAACGATTATTGAAGAAGAACTAGGACATCCAGTTGAGAAAATTTATACCAGCTTTAATCCTATCCCGATTGCCTCCGCTAGCCTCGGGCAGGTTCATTACGCGCAGATAGAATCAGGCGCAGAAGTGGCGGTGAAGGTGCAGCGCCCAGGTCTACAGCGACTGTTCACGATTGACCTAGGGATTCTTAGAAGCTTTGCCAAGTTTGTGCAATACCGAACCCCTTGGGGCCAGCAGGGTAGCGACTGGATCGGCATCTATGAGGAGTGCTACACCAGCCTTTTTGGAGAACTTGATTATCTCAATGAAGGTCGCAATGCTAATCTCTTTCGCCGGAACTTTCAGGGGATCTCAAATGTGGTGGTGCCCCGCGTCCATTGGCGCTACACCACGCCTCGGGTGATGACGATGGAGTATGTCCCCGGCATCAAGGTCAATAACTTTGATGCGTTGGCTGCGGCTGGGGTAGATAGAGTTGCGGTGGCAGATATAGGGGCTAAATCCTATTTACGGCAGGTGCTGCACCACGGCTTTTTCCATGCCGATCCTCATCCCGGCAATCTGGCGATTGATGCGGAGGGGCGAATGATTTTTTATGATTTTGGCATGATGGGCCGCATTCCGCCGATGACCAAAGACAAGCTGATGCTTAACTTCAGAGGCATCCTCAACAAAGATGCCAGTCTAGTGGTGGAGTCGATGGTGGCATTAGGGGCCTTAGCGCCTGACTCAGATTTGGGTCCAGTGAGGCGATCGGTGCAGTTCATGCTCGATAGCTATTTTGATCAGGCATTGGAGAAAAAGGAAGAGGTTTCAGTTGCTTCCATTAACGATGACCTCTATCAGTTGACTTACAATCAGCCCTTTCGCTTCCCGGCTGAGTTTACCTTTGTGTTGCGATCGCTCTCGGCATTAGAAGCCCTTGGTAAATCTCTTAACCCCGAATTCAACTTCATGGACGTGGCTCAACCTTTTGCAGAGGAAATCATGGCTGAAGATGGTCCCGGTACATCCAATATATTTCTAGAGCAGATTACTCAGCAGGCAGCTGAGTTTACCAATAACAGCTTAAATCTGCCCCAGCATTTAGAGACAACGCTCAATCGACTAGAGCAGGGCGATCTCAAGATGCGGGTGAATTCTGTGGAAGCCAATCGCGAACTACGACAGCTCAGCACACTGTCAATGGGCGTCATTTACGCTTTTTTGTTTGGCACCTTCACCCTAACGGCCACCCAATTCTTTCTGGCGGGTTGGCTACGAGTCGGTGGCGCAACATTAGGGGGTGCAGTTTTAGCAGCGCTCTCCTTGATACGGTTGCTCTTCTTTAAATTAGATCGTTCTGCTCCATAG
- a CDS encoding DICT sensory domain-containing protein: MTDSLLQALRTELPQLRSQIYFKSALTALSHALEDVVLKGDDQPLVIANFQQERFYHQEIRRYERIAGLTNHVYVLAAPERESGFAVSSGLYESVPLAPADALSQEWHLVVLSSRFAACLICREQSDGAVMDSARRFEGFWGFDRQVSTRAAQWLLQRVVEYRPELALKVTQTLSTYGLDTAPLLSSSIVSDLTDSSIFGQRLMTYLQASQYKLLKAYQALDDKSQQERLLNVVTTAIRRSLEPEEILSTAVAELGQVFSQCRCLFYRCQATDAEVTISYEFVPSGMKPLTGRPWSLDNPLMKVALSQERATALSNVADAPVTQSLPQIQAIADQFNIRAWLLMPIQYQGTVLGMVELHCGVSDASRWRESDIVLVEALATQVGVALSQADMFTKSELLNQQLQALERTQTNLLNIVGHELRTPLSTIQVCLESLEGEPSMAEEIRQIMLETALGDTARMRKLIGDFLLLSRLESKQEKLQTGLIEFDEILAMAISGLNTNQSGPHPEIKVQIPADLPPVNIDGEGLLVVLIKLLENACKFTPADGRITVNAEVQSSQAQDDLQVKVEDTGRGIEPEQLQTIFNSFYQGEDYLRRSVGGTGLGLSICRQIIKTMAGEIWAESEGYDRGSTFYLRIPLDSFQATTTEPVAEQSSVK; encoded by the coding sequence ATGACTGATTCACTTTTGCAGGCACTACGAACAGAACTGCCGCAACTTCGGTCTCAGATTTACTTCAAGTCAGCACTGACGGCGCTCTCCCATGCATTGGAAGATGTTGTCCTTAAGGGAGATGATCAGCCCTTGGTGATTGCCAACTTCCAGCAGGAGCGCTTCTATCATCAGGAAATTCGTCGCTACGAGCGAATTGCTGGACTAACCAACCACGTCTATGTTTTAGCGGCCCCTGAACGCGAATCTGGATTCGCCGTTAGCTCTGGTCTTTATGAATCCGTGCCGCTTGCGCCGGCTGATGCTTTGAGCCAGGAATGGCATCTTGTTGTTCTGAGTTCTCGCTTTGCGGCCTGCCTAATTTGTCGGGAGCAGAGTGATGGGGCTGTTATGGACTCGGCCCGACGCTTTGAAGGATTTTGGGGCTTTGATCGTCAGGTGAGCACTCGGGCGGCTCAGTGGCTTCTACAACGGGTGGTTGAATATCGGCCAGAACTTGCACTGAAGGTCACTCAAACCTTATCAACCTATGGTCTAGATACGGCACCTCTTTTATCTTCGTCTATTGTTTCAGACCTGACGGACTCTAGCATCTTTGGGCAGCGCTTGATGACCTATCTGCAGGCGAGTCAGTACAAGCTATTGAAGGCCTATCAAGCCCTGGATGATAAGTCGCAGCAGGAGCGGTTGCTCAATGTCGTGACCACAGCCATTCGTCGTTCCTTGGAACCCGAAGAAATTCTGAGTACTGCCGTTGCGGAGCTAGGACAAGTCTTTAGTCAGTGCCGCTGTCTTTTTTATCGCTGTCAGGCAACGGATGCTGAGGTGACCATCTCTTATGAGTTTGTTCCGTCTGGAATGAAGCCTCTCACGGGTCGCCCTTGGTCATTGGACAACCCCTTGATGAAGGTGGCCCTTTCTCAGGAACGAGCGACGGCGCTGTCTAATGTTGCCGATGCGCCGGTTACTCAGTCTCTTCCGCAGATTCAAGCAATCGCCGATCAATTCAACATTCGCGCCTGGTTGCTGATGCCGATTCAATATCAAGGCACTGTTCTAGGGATGGTAGAGCTTCACTGTGGCGTTTCGGATGCATCTCGATGGCGAGAGAGCGATATTGTCTTAGTGGAAGCGCTGGCAACTCAGGTGGGTGTGGCGCTCTCGCAGGCTGATATGTTCACCAAGTCTGAACTCTTAAATCAGCAGCTTCAGGCATTAGAGCGGACTCAGACTAATCTGCTTAATATTGTGGGGCACGAACTGCGGACTCCGTTATCCACCATTCAGGTTTGCTTGGAAAGTCTGGAAGGTGAACCTAGCATGGCAGAAGAGATCCGTCAGATCATGCTGGAAACCGCACTGGGCGACACGGCTCGAATGCGGAAGTTAATTGGTGATTTCCTTTTACTATCCCGGCTTGAAAGCAAGCAGGAGAAACTGCAGACAGGATTGATCGAGTTTGATGAGATTTTGGCAATGGCGATTAGCGGTTTGAACACGAATCAGTCTGGGCCACATCCTGAGATTAAAGTGCAGATCCCGGCTGATTTGCCCCCTGTCAATATTGATGGTGAAGGCTTGTTGGTGGTGTTGATTAAACTGCTAGAGAATGCCTGTAAATTTACGCCTGCCGACGGTCGAATTACCGTCAATGCTGAGGTGCAATCTTCTCAAGCCCAAGATGATTTGCAAGTGAAGGTTGAAGATACGGGGCGAGGAATAGAGCCTGAGCAACTGCAAACAATCTTCAACTCGTTTTACCAGGGGGAAGACTACCTTCGCCGCAGTGTTGGGGGAACAGGCCTCGGTTTGTCGATTTGTCGCCAGATTATCAAGACAATGGCAGGTGAAATCTGGGCTGAATCAGAGGGATATGACCGCGGCAGTACCTTTTACCTGCGAATTCCCCTTGACTCTTTCCAGGCCACCACGACTGAACCCGTCGCGGAACAATCCAGCGTCAAATAA
- a CDS encoding DUF2949 domain-containing protein: protein MKHRYQAQLIQFLQTELSVPASAINTALRQYHSTHAPLPMVLWHYGLITLDQLDRTFDWLESA, encoded by the coding sequence ATGAAGCATCGTTACCAAGCTCAGCTGATCCAATTTCTGCAGACTGAACTCAGCGTTCCGGCTTCTGCCATTAACACAGCGCTGCGCCAGTATCACTCCACTCACGCTCCCTTACCGATGGTGCTTTGGCACTACGGACTGATTACCTTGGATCAGCTAGACCGCACTTTTGATTGGCTAGAGTCTGCTTAA
- the ftsH gene encoding ATP-dependent zinc metalloprotease FtsH — translation MSVNNKPKRPQFTLLGRILLFLPAVLIIANLVLTLNSAPQMSRVPYSFFIEQVQDGDVARVSVGQDQIRYQLKEGAEQAEQTFATTPIFDLELPKLLESKGVEFAATPPPANRWFTTLLGWIIPPILFVAIFQFFSRRGGAGGPQGALSVTKNKAKVYVEGDDNKVTFDDVAGVDESKVELEEVVEFLQAPKRFNDIGAKIPKGVLLVGPPGTGKTLLAKAVAGEAGVSFFSISGSEFVELFVGSGAARVRDLFEQAKKKAPCIIFIDELDAIGKSRSGGNGMMGGNDEREQTLNQLLTEMDGFNAGDGTVIVLAATNRPETLDPALLRPGRFDRQVLVDRPDVSGRLAILDIYAQKVKLGDDVDLDAIATRTPGFAGADLANLVNEAALLAARRNSKTVQAEDFSEAIERVVAGLEKKSRVLNPKEKEIVAYHEVGHALVGATMSSSDKVEKISIVPRGMAALGYTLQVPTEDRFLLNEDELRGQIATLLGGRAAEEVIFGNITTGASNDLQRATDLAEQMVTSYGMSEVLGPLAYDKGQQNNFLGGGMSSRRMVSEQTANAIDKEVKGIVEEAHQKALDILKNNESLLKSISTQLLEKEVIEGEQLDHWLKQAGSKQEESHVDSEALAS, via the coding sequence ATGTCAGTTAACAACAAGCCCAAACGACCACAGTTCACCCTGCTCGGGCGAATTCTACTTTTCCTTCCGGCGGTCCTCATTATCGCCAATCTTGTTCTGACGCTTAACTCAGCACCCCAGATGTCGCGTGTTCCCTACAGTTTTTTCATTGAGCAGGTTCAAGATGGTGATGTGGCCCGTGTTTCAGTCGGTCAAGATCAGATTCGCTACCAGCTTAAAGAAGGAGCTGAGCAAGCGGAGCAGACCTTTGCCACTACACCTATTTTCGATTTAGAACTGCCTAAACTTTTAGAGTCCAAAGGCGTTGAGTTCGCAGCAACACCGCCACCTGCTAACCGATGGTTTACAACGCTATTGGGCTGGATTATTCCCCCCATTCTATTCGTGGCGATCTTTCAGTTCTTTAGTCGTCGAGGCGGTGCAGGCGGTCCCCAAGGTGCGCTTTCTGTAACCAAGAATAAAGCGAAGGTCTATGTCGAAGGGGATGACAACAAGGTCACATTCGATGATGTGGCAGGTGTAGACGAATCAAAGGTCGAGCTCGAAGAAGTTGTGGAATTTCTTCAGGCACCCAAGCGGTTCAATGATATTGGGGCCAAGATTCCCAAGGGTGTGTTGCTGGTGGGTCCTCCAGGAACGGGTAAAACATTGTTGGCGAAGGCAGTAGCCGGTGAAGCGGGCGTTTCTTTCTTCAGTATTTCTGGCTCTGAGTTTGTGGAGCTATTTGTTGGCTCAGGTGCAGCACGGGTTCGTGATTTGTTTGAGCAGGCGAAGAAGAAAGCCCCCTGCATCATCTTTATTGATGAGTTAGATGCCATTGGTAAGTCCCGCAGCGGCGGCAATGGCATGATGGGCGGTAATGATGAGCGAGAGCAAACCCTCAATCAGCTATTGACTGAGATGGATGGCTTTAATGCTGGTGACGGTACGGTGATCGTGCTGGCGGCCACGAATCGGCCTGAAACGTTAGACCCTGCTTTGTTAAGACCCGGTCGTTTTGACCGACAGGTATTAGTGGATCGCCCTGATGTCAGTGGCAGACTAGCCATCCTTGATATCTATGCTCAAAAGGTGAAGCTGGGGGATGATGTTGATTTAGATGCGATCGCAACTCGTACCCCAGGTTTTGCCGGTGCCGATCTTGCGAACTTAGTGAACGAAGCCGCTCTCTTAGCCGCCCGCCGCAATAGCAAGACAGTGCAGGCCGAAGACTTTTCTGAGGCCATTGAGCGCGTGGTTGCGGGTCTAGAGAAAAAGAGCCGAGTTCTCAACCCTAAAGAGAAAGAAATCGTGGCCTATCACGAAGTCGGTCATGCTCTTGTGGGAGCCACCATGTCAAGCTCAGATAAAGTCGAAAAAATCTCCATTGTTCCTCGCGGTATGGCGGCACTGGGTTACACGCTCCAAGTCCCCACAGAAGATCGGTTCCTCTTAAATGAAGATGAGCTACGCGGCCAGATTGCGACTCTACTAGGCGGACGAGCAGCGGAGGAAGTCATCTTCGGCAATATCACGACTGGAGCCTCTAACGATCTACAGCGGGCCACAGACCTTGCTGAGCAGATGGTGACCAGCTACGGAATGAGTGAAGTTCTCGGTCCACTAGCCTACGACAAGGGACAGCAAAACAACTTCCTTGGGGGAGGCATGAGCTCTCGTCGCATGGTTAGTGAGCAAACCGCAAACGCCATTGACAAAGAGGTGAAAGGGATTGTTGAGGAAGCTCATCAAAAGGCACTTGACATCCTCAAGAACAATGAAAGCCTCTTGAAGTCGATTTCGACTCAGCTTCTCGAGAAAGAGGTCATCGAAGGAGAACAACTGGACCATTGGCTAAAGCAAGCAGGCTCTAAGCAAGAAGAATCACACGTCGATTCAGAAGCCCTAGCCTCCTAA
- a CDS encoding pentapeptide repeat-containing protein, which translates to MKHTLGAKSLDAKTILALYGAGERSFEQVSLSGADLSECHLDKALFEGAVLKQVNLTQATLRFASLKKSQILKSMLWRVDLSGADLRQADLTESTLIRANLTQATLSDAIWVRSDLRLANLQNANLCGANLAGADLRYADLSGADLSGATLVGADLTGAILANATLRHASLRGAILNRVDLSQVAIQNSDWEPHFSNQQQTSHQSAFTE; encoded by the coding sequence GTGAAACATACTCTGGGTGCTAAGTCGTTAGATGCTAAGACAATCCTGGCGTTGTACGGTGCGGGTGAGCGCAGCTTTGAGCAGGTGAGCCTGTCTGGGGCCGATCTCAGTGAATGCCATCTTGATAAAGCCCTCTTTGAAGGGGCTGTCCTGAAGCAGGTAAATCTAACTCAAGCGACTCTGAGGTTCGCGAGCCTAAAGAAGAGTCAGATTCTAAAGTCCATGCTATGGCGGGTTGATTTGTCTGGGGCTGATTTGCGGCAGGCCGATCTCACCGAGTCCACTTTGATCCGGGCCAACCTGACTCAGGCGACCCTCTCCGATGCGATCTGGGTTCGCTCAGATTTACGGTTGGCAAACTTACAAAATGCGAACCTTTGCGGTGCTAACTTAGCTGGTGCCGACTTACGCTATGCCGATCTATCCGGTGCCGATCTATCCGGTGCGACGCTTGTCGGTGCTGATTTGACGGGTGCGATACTTGCGAATGCGACGTTAAGGCACGCCAGTCTTAGAGGAGCTATCCTCAATCGAGTTGATCTCAGTCAGGTGGCTATCCAAAATTCAGACTGGGAGCCGCACTTTAGTAACCAGCAGCAGACATCCCATCAATCCGCGTTCACAGAATAA
- the pgr5 gene encoding cyclic electron transport protein PGR5: MFAPIVLSLKQLIGKPQFMKMRGKAIAMHSRVITNVCNQLGIERTPRQNMIRLARDNGKRLGLLA; this comes from the coding sequence ATGTTTGCCCCTATCGTTCTAAGTCTGAAGCAATTGATCGGCAAACCTCAGTTCATGAAGATGAGAGGCAAAGCCATCGCCATGCACTCTCGCGTGATCACGAACGTTTGCAATCAGCTTGGGATTGAACGCACTCCTAGACAGAATATGATTCGTCTGGCGCGTGACAACGGCAAGCGATTAGGTCTCCTGGCATAA